A window of Candidatus Polarisedimenticolia bacterium genomic DNA:
CTCCGCGCGCAGGTCGGGGGAGCCCTCCAGACCGTAGGTGACCACGCGCCGATCCAGGCGCGGCAGGATCGCCTGCACGCTCGCATCATCCAGGCAGACGATCCCCGTCCCGTAGAAGGGCACCTTGTTGAGGAAGTCGACGAAGGCGTCGCGCAGCCGCGCCAGGCTGCCGTAGTGATCCAGGTGCTCGGCGTCGATGTTGGTGACCACGGCGATGGTGGGGGAGAGGTGCAGGAAGGAGCCGTCGCTCTCGTCGGCCTCGGCCACCAGCAGGTCTCCCTTGCCGAGCTTGGCGTTGCTTCCCAGGATCCCGAGCCGGCCGCCGATGACGATGGTCGGATCCAGGCCCGAACCCGACAGAACCTGGGCCACCATCGAGGTGGTGCTGGTCTTGCCGTGCGAGCCGGCGATGGCCACACCGTATTTCATCCGCATCAGCTCCGACAGCATCTCGGCGCGCGGGATGACCGGGATTTGCCGCCGCCGTGCCTCGGATACCTCCGGGTTATCGGCCTTGACGGCGCTGGAGACGACCACCACATCGGCCCCCTCCACGTTGCGCGGCGAGTGGCCCACCATGATCGTCCCTCCCAGCCCTTCCAGCCGGCGCGTCACCGGGCTGGAGGCGAGGTCGGACCCGGTGACCCGGTACCCCAGGTTCAGCAGGACCTCGGCGATGCCGCTCATGCCGATACCGCCGATCCCCACGAAGTGCACTTGCCGGACTTTCTTCATGCCATCAGCTCCTCGACCAGCTCGGCCACCCGGATGGTGGCGTCGGGCCGCGCCAGCTTCGCCGCGGCGCGCTCCATCGCCGTCAGCCGGTCGGGGTTCTGCAACAGGGTCACGATTTCCGTCGCCAGCCGCGGCCCGCTGAGCTCCGATTCGGGCAGGACGCGGGCCGCGCCCGATTGCTCCAGCTTCTCGGCGTTCTGTCGCTGGTGATCGGCGGCGGCATGCGGGTAAGGGATCAGGATGGCCGCCTTCTGGCAGGCGGTGAGCTCGCTGACCGTGGTCGCCCCGGCGCGGGACACCACCAGGTCGGCCTTCTCGTACTCCTGGGCCATGTTCTCCAGGTAGGAGACGACCCGGGCATCCAGCCGCTCGGCGCGGTAAGCCGCCTCGACCCGCTCCCGGTCCTTCTCGCCGGTCATGTGGGTGAAGCGCAGCGCCAGCCGGTGCGCCGCCAGGGCCGGCAGGGCGTCGATCATCGCCTGGTTGACGGCGTGTGCCCCCTGGCTGCCTCCGAACACCAGCACGCAGAACGGCGTGCCGCGCGGCTTCGGCTTGACCGCGGTGAACTCCTCGCGGATCGGATTGCCGGTCACCTCGCCTCGTCCTCCCAGCAGATCGCGCGTCTCCTCGAAGGCGACGGCGATCCGATCCACCCAGCGCGACAGGATCCGGTTGGCCAGGCCCGGCGCATAGTTCTGCTCCTGGATCATGGTGGGCACGCGCAGCAGGATGGCCGCCCCTACCACCGGGCCGGAGGCGAAGCCTCCCACCCCGACGACAGCCTGTGGCTTGAGCGTCCAGAGGATCCGCAGCGATTGGACCAGCCCCATGCCGGTGCGCAGCAGCGCCGAGACCTTGGCCCCGAGGCCGCGTCCCAAAAAGCCGCCCGATTCGACTTTCATGAGCCGGAAACCGTGTCCTTCCACGACGCGCTTCTCGAAGGGGGAGCCGGTGCCGATGAAGATCACCTCGAGGCCGGGATGGCGCCGGGCCAGCGCCTGCGCCACCGCCAGGGCGGGGTAGACATGCCCTCCCGTTCCGCCTCCCGCGAACACCATGCACCCTCCCGGACCCGCTTCCGTCAACTAATTCGAGTGCTGCGAGACGTTCAGCAGCACTCCCACCGAAAGCAGGCAGACCATCAGCGAGGAGCCGCCGTAGGACAGGAACGGCAGCGGCAGCCCCTTGGTGGGCATCATGCCCAGCACCATGCCCATGTTCAGCGCCGCCTGGATCACCAGGAACAGCGTCAGCCCCATCCCCAGCAGGTAGCCGAAGCGATCGGGGGCCCGCAGGGCGGCACGACAGCCGCGCCAGAGCAGCAGGGCGAACAGCAGCAGCACTGCGGAAGTGCCGATCAGCCCGAGCTCCTCGCCAATCACCGACAGGATGAAATCGGTGTGGGGCTCCGGCAGGAAGAAGAGCTTCTGCCGCCCTTCACCGAGGTTCAGCCCCTGAATCCCGCCGCTGCCGAAGGAGAGGAGCGACTGGCGGATCTGGAAGCCGGCCCCGAGAGGGTCCTCCGACGGGTTCAGGAAGGTCATCAGCCGGCGCACCCGGTAGCTCGCCTGGAAGACCGCGACCAGGATTCCCACGAACCCGAGCGCCGCGCCGGCGGCCATGTAACGCAGATCCAGCCCCGCCAGATAGAGCATCACGGCGGCAATCAGGCAGAGCGACACGGCGGTGCCGAGGTCGGGCTGCATATAGATGAGGAAGGCGAAGGTGCCGGTCACCACGCCCGCGGGCAGCAGCGTGCGGCGCAGGTCGTTGACCTGGCCCGCGCGCGCGTCCAGGAATGCCGCCAGGAACAGCACCAGCACCGGCTTGGCGAGCTCCGAAGGCTGGAACGAGAAAAAGCCGAGGGAAATCCAGCGGTGCACCGGGCCGGAAGGGGTCACCAGCGCCAGCATCAGCAGCCCCACGACACCCAGCAGCGCCCCCAGCACCACGGCGCGGCTGCGCAGCCGGCGGTAGTCGAAGTGCATCGCCCAGACCATCAGGATCGCCCCGGCGACGAGCGCCGAGACCTGCTTGGCGAGATGGTGGTAGGGGCTGCCGTAGCGGTTCATCGACAATACGGCCGACGCCGAGTAGATCATCACCACGCCGAACAGCGCCAGGATGACCGGGATCGAGAAGAGGAGCCGATCGAAAGCCAGCTTGCGCGACATCAGCGTCCCCCCGGACCGCGTTCGGCGGCGGCAATCATCTCCCCGACGATCCGCCGGAAATCCTCGCCGCGCTCCTCGAAGTTGCGATAGGCGTCGAAGGAGGCACAGCCCGGAGCCAGGAGGACGACGCCTCCGGCCGGGGCCAGCCGGCGCGCCTGGTGGACCGCCTCGCGCAGGGTTGCGACGCTCACTCGCGGCCCGGCGGCGCCGAGCTGCGCCGCGATCGCCTCGCGCGCCTTGCCCATCAGCACGACCGCCGCGGCATGTTGCTTCAGGAGCGGGACGAGCGTGGCGAAATCCCCGCCTTTGTCCTTGCCTCCCAGGATCAGCACGACGCCTCCGGGAAAGCTCTCGAGCGAGCGGGCCGTGGCGGCGACGTTGGTCGCCTTCGAATCGTTGTAGTAGCGCACCTGGTCGAGGGTTCCGACCAGCTCGATCCGGTGCGGCAGCCCGCGGAAGGCGCGCAGCGCTTCCGCCATGCGCTCCGGGGCGACGCCGCACAGGCCGGCCGCCGCCACCGCCGCCAGGACGTTCTCCAGGTTGTGCACGCCCGTCAGCGGAATCTCCGCGACCGGCAGGACGGGACGGGAGGCTCCGGCGCGCCGCAGCACCACCATGCCGGCTTCGACGCACGCCCCTTCGGTCACCGCTTCCTTGCGGCTGAACAGCCACACCCGCGAAGGCACCTTGCCGGCGAAGGCGAAGGCTTCGGCGTCATCGTGATTGAGCACTGCACCATCGCCGGGCCCCTGGTTCTCGAAGATGCGCGCCTTGGCGGCGCGATAGGCGGCATGGTCGGCATAGCGGTCCTGGTGATCGGGGGCCACGTTGAGCAGGACCGCCACGTCGGGGCGGAACGTCTCGATCGCCTCCAGCTGGAACGAGGAGAGCTCCACGGCATAGACACGCTCCTCGGAGTCGGTTTCGACCATCTCGATGAGCGGGGTCCCGAGATTGCCGCAGGCCACCGCATCCAGCCCGCCGGATTGCAGCAGATCGCCGACGAGGGTCGTGGTGGTGCTCTTGCCGTTGGTGCCGGTGATGCCGATGATTCGTCCCTTCAGAAAGCGGAACGCGAACTCGATTTCTCCCCAGATCGGGACCCCGGCCCGCCGGGCCGCCGCCAGCGGCGGAAGATCCAGGGGCACCCCGGGACTGACCAGCACTCGATCGGCCCCGGTGAAATCACTCTCGTCGTGACCTCCAAGGACCAGATGGGCGCCGCGCCGGCCGAGCGCTTCAACCTCCGGGTCCAGCCCCTGCGCCGCGCGGTCGGTCAGGACGACGCGGGCGCCGCGCTCCAGGAGGAAGCGGCCGAGGGCCCGGCCGCTGCGCCCGGCCCCCACCACCGTGAACCGAAGACCCGAGACCCGCTCCATGGGCCCGCCAGAAACCGCCGGGAGATTCAACGCAGCTTGAGGGTGGACAGGCTGATCAGAGCGAAGATGATCGCGAGGATCCAGAAGCGGATGATCACCTTGGGCTCCGCCCAGCCGCCCAGCTCGAAGTGATGGTGCAGCGGGGCCATCCGGAAGATGCGCCGCCCGCGTGTCTTGAACGAGGCGACCTGCAGGATCACCGAGGCCGCCTCCATGACGAACAGCCCCCCGACGAACACCAGGAGGAACTCCTGCTTGATCAGCACCGCCACCGTGCCGATGGCGCCGCCGAGGGCCATCGATCCGACGTCCCCCATGAACACCTCGGCAGGATTGCAGTTGAACCAGAGAAAACCAAGCGACGCCCCGACCAGCGCCCCGCAGAAGACCGTCAGCTCCCCGCTTCCCTTGACGTTGAGGACCCCGAGGTAGGTCGAGGCCACCGCGTTGCCGGCGATGTAGGTGAGGATGGCGAAGGTCCCGGAGGCGATGAGCACCGATCCGATCGCCAGGCCGTCCAGGCCGTCGGTGAGGTTCACCGCGTTGGCCGCCCCGATGATGACCACCATGATGAAGGGGGCGTAGAACCAGCCCAGGTCGGGGGTCCACCGCTTGTAGAAGGGGAAGCTGAACTGCGTCGTGAACAGGTCGTTGTGCGCCAGCAGGACGAGATAGACGCCCACGGCGCCGGCGACGACGATCTGCATGGCCATCTTGCCGCGAACAGTCAGCCCGAGGGACCTCATCTTGCGCAGCTTGAGGTAATCATCGAGGAATCCGATGACACCGAAAGCGAGGGTGGACGCCACGGCAATCCACACATAGCGGTTGGTGAGGTCAGCCCACAGCAGGGTGGGGAGCACCGCCGCCAATATGATCAGCAGCCCCCCCATGGTCGGTGTGCCTTTCTTGGTGTGGTGGGTTTGAGGTCCCTCGGGTCTGATGTTTTGCCCTATCTGAAGACTCCTCAGCTTGCGGATCAGCCATGATCCGAGGCCGAAGGAAATCAGTAGTGCCGTCAGCGTGGCCAACGCCGTCCGGAAGGTGATGTAGCGGAAGACGTTGAAAGCGGAGATCGTCTCGTGCAGCGGGTAGAGGAGATGGAAGAGCATCAGGCCTCCTCCCGTCCGCGGGCCGCACGGATCGCCTCGATGAGGCGCTCCATCGCCATGCCGCGCGAACCTTTTACCAGCACGAGATCGCCGGGCCGCAGGGCGCCGGCAAGGAATTCCGCCGCGGCGGCGGAGGTGTCGAAATGCCGGGTCTCGGCCAGCCCGGCCTCGCGGGCCGACTCGGCGGAGTGCCGCGACAGCGGCCCCACGGCGACGAAGAGCGCCGCGCCCGCTTCGGCGACCTGCCGTCCCAGCAGGCGGTGTGCCTCGGTCTCGGTGGGGCCGAGCTCGAGCATGTCGCCCGAGGCCACCACCTTGCGGGACGCGGCGGTGGCGGCCAGCGTCTCCAGCGTGCGCTCCATCGCCTTGGGGTTGCTGTTGTAGGTCTCGTCGAGCACCCGCACCTCGCCGGGAAAGCGCAGCATGGCCCCGCGCATCGGCAGCGGCCGCGTGCGCGCCAGCCCGGTCCGAATCGCCTCGGGCCCCGCTCCCGCGACATGGGCGGCCGCGGCGGCCGCCAGCGCGTTGGCCACGTGATGGCGGCCGGGGAAGGGAATCTCGACCTCCAGAGAGCCTTCCAGCCCGGCGATCCGGAAGACGCAGCCCCCCGCCGGGGTGGGCCGCAGGTCGACTGCCCGTACGTCGCATCCTTCCGAGAAGCCGAAGGAGATCTTCCGGCCGCGATGCGCCGCCGCCACCCGGGTCACCTCGGGGTCATCGGCGTTGAACACGGCGACGGCGTCGGCTCGCATGCCGCGGAACAGCTCGCCCTTGGCGTCGGCGATCGCCGCGACCGAAGGAAAGTGCTCCAGGTGGACCGGGTAGACGTTGATCAGGACGCCGACATCGGGATCCGCGATCTGGGCCAGGCGCGCCATCTCGCCCGGATAGCTCATCCCCATCTCCAGCACCGCCGCGCGGTGCTCCGGCTGCACCCCGAGCAGGCAGAGCGGCAGGCCGAAGGTGTTGTTGAGATTGCCGCTGCTCTTCAGGGTGGGCACCGCCTCCTGCAGGATTGCCGCCGCCATCTCCTTGGTCGTGGTCTTTCCCGAGGAGCCCGTGATGCCGACCACCGTCAGCGGCTGCCGCCGCCGCACTGCCGCTCCCAGGTCCTGCAGAGCCTGGGTGGTGTCGGCCACCCGCAGGATTGCGGCTTCACCCGGGAAATCGCCGGCACGGCCGCGCGAGATGACCACCACCTTCGCCCCCTTGCCGATTGCCTGGCCCACGAAGCGATGGGCGTCGTGGTTCGGTCCGACCAGGGCGAAGAAGAGATCGCCTTCCCTGAGGGTGCGGGTGTCGATCGAGTACGACTCCACGGCGGTCTCCGGATCGCCGCGCAGGATGACGCCGATCGTCTCCTGCGCCGCGTAGGCCAGGCTAAGTCGTGCCATGGGCCGAATCCGCTATCGGGCGGCCGCGCAGGATCTCGCGGACCACCTCCCGGTCGTCGAACGGGAGCGTGCGCTCCCGCAGGATCTGGTAGGTTTCGTGTCCCTTGCCGGCGATCACCACGGCGTCTCCGGCCTCCGCTTCCGCCAGCGCCAGCCGAATCGCCTCGCGGCGGTCGGGCTCGACGCGGTACCGGCCCTCATCGGTGGTGATCTGCCGGATCCCCTTCTCCACCTCGGAGAGAATCGACAGCGGGTTCTCGGTGCGCGGATTGTCGGAGGTGAGGATCGCCAGATCGGCCAGACGCGCCGCCGCGGCGCCCATCAGCGGCCGCTTGCTGCGGTCCCGGTCCCCACCGCAGCCGAACACCACCAGCAGCCGTGCCGGATTGAGCTCGCGGACAGTGCGCAGGGTGTTGGCCAGCGCGTCGTCGGTATGGGCGTAATCCACGAACACCGCGAAAGGCTGGCCTGCCGCGACGCTCTCCAGCCGTCCGGGCACGCCAGGCAGGGCGGCGATCCCCGCTTCGACCGCGGAGACCGGGCAACCCACCGCCAGCGCCGCGGCGGCGGCCGCGGCGGCGTTGGATGCATTGATGCGGCCGATCAGGCGGGTTTTCAGCTCCAGCGGCCGCCCCCACGCCGTCAGCGTCAGGCGGATGCCGTCGGATTGCGGCTCGAAGCGGGTGATGCGGACATCCGAGGCATCGGCGAAGCCGTAGGTCACGCCGAGTCCCGGGCCGGCCGCCAGCAGGTGATCGCACGCCGGATCGTCGCGGTTGATCACCGCGGGGCGTCCGGCCGGCAGATCGCGGAACAAGATCGACTTCGCCTCCAGATAGGAAGCCATGTCGTGATGGAAATCGAGATGGTCCTGCGTCAGGTTGGTGAACACCGCCGCGGCGAACTGCAGCCCTTCGACCCGGTGCAGGACCAGGGAGTGCGAGGAGACCTCCATCACCGCGCGCCGGCACCCCTCGGAGGCGGCGCGATCCAGCAGCCGGTAGAGATCCACCGATTCAGGGGTGGTCCTTTCGGCGCGAAACTCTTCGCGGCCGATGCGATAGCCGAGGGTGCCCAGCGCGCAGACCGGTCCCCCCTCCGAGCGGAAGATCGATTCGAGCAGGTGCACGACCGTGGTCTTGCCGTTCGTGCCGGTCACGCCGGTCACGCCGAGCCGCAGGTCGGGGTGCGAGTAGTAGTTGCGCGCCGTCAGGGCCAGCGCCTTGCGGTCATCCGCCACCCGGATCCAGGTCGCCGGGAACGAAGGCGGGGCCGGTGCGGCCGACAGGACGGCGCAGGCGCCGCGGGAAAGAGCGTCATCCACGTAGTCGTTGCCGTCCAGCTTCTCCCCCCGCAGGGCCGCGAACAGGTAGCCGGGCTCCGCCTGCCGCGAGTCGCAGGCAATTCCGAGGATCGAAGGCTCGGAGGGACCGAGAATCTCCAGCACCTCCACTCCGTCGAAAACGCGCGTCAGGTTCACGGCGCCTCCTCCGACAGGACCAGTGTGCAGGCGCTCCCCGAGGGAACGTCGGCCCCCGGCGGAGGGTCCTGGCTGGAGACGATTGCTCCGTGGCCCGAGAGGGTCGAGGTCATTCCCATCTGCGCCAGCACCAGGCTGGCGTCGCGCACGCTCCGTCCGGTGAGATCGGG
This region includes:
- the murC gene encoding UDP-N-acetylmuramate--L-alanine ligase, whose product is MKKVRQVHFVGIGGIGMSGIAEVLLNLGYRVTGSDLASSPVTRRLEGLGGTIMVGHSPRNVEGADVVVVSSAVKADNPEVSEARRRQIPVIPRAEMLSELMRMKYGVAIAGSHGKTSTTSMVAQVLSGSGLDPTIVIGGRLGILGSNAKLGKGDLLVAEADESDGSFLHLSPTIAVVTNIDAEHLDHYGSLARLRDAFVDFLNKVPFYGTGIVCLDDASVQAILPRLDRRVVTYGLEGSPDLRAERVEFQEFESRFQVLLRGKALGSISLRVPGWHNVRNALAAVGVGLELDLPFAWI
- the ftsW gene encoding putative lipid II flippase FtsW, encoding MSRKLAFDRLLFSIPVILALFGVVMIYSASAVLSMNRYGSPYHHLAKQVSALVAGAILMVWAMHFDYRRLRSRAVVLGALLGVVGLLMLALVTPSGPVHRWISLGFFSFQPSELAKPVLVLFLAAFLDARAGQVNDLRRTLLPAGVVTGTFAFLIYMQPDLGTAVSLCLIAAVMLYLAGLDLRYMAAGAALGFVGILVAVFQASYRVRRLMTFLNPSEDPLGAGFQIRQSLLSFGSGGIQGLNLGEGRQKLFFLPEPHTDFILSVIGEELGLIGTSAVLLLFALLLWRGCRAALRAPDRFGYLLGMGLTLFLVIQAALNMGMVLGMMPTKGLPLPFLSYGGSSLMVCLLSVGVLLNVSQHSN
- the murD gene encoding UDP-N-acetylmuramoyl-L-alanine--D-glutamate ligase, giving the protein MERVSGLRFTVVGAGRSGRALGRFLLERGARVVLTDRAAQGLDPEVEALGRRGAHLVLGGHDESDFTGADRVLVSPGVPLDLPPLAAARRAGVPIWGEIEFAFRFLKGRIIGITGTNGKSTTTTLVGDLLQSGGLDAVACGNLGTPLIEMVETDSEERVYAVELSSFQLEAIETFRPDVAVLLNVAPDHQDRYADHAAYRAAKARIFENQGPGDGAVLNHDDAEAFAFAGKVPSRVWLFSRKEAVTEGACVEAGMVVLRRAGASRPVLPVAEIPLTGVHNLENVLAAVAAAGLCGVAPERMAEALRAFRGLPHRIELVGTLDQVRYYNDSKATNVAATARSLESFPGGVVLILGGKDKGGDFATLVPLLKQHAAAVVLMGKAREAIAAQLGAAGPRVSVATLREAVHQARRLAPAGGVVLLAPGCASFDAYRNFEERGEDFRRIVGEMIAAAERGPGGR
- the murG gene encoding undecaprenyldiphospho-muramoylpentapeptide beta-N-acetylglucosaminyltransferase, yielding MVFAGGGTGGHVYPALAVAQALARRHPGLEVIFIGTGSPFEKRVVEGHGFRLMKVESGGFLGRGLGAKVSALLRTGMGLVQSLRILWTLKPQAVVGVGGFASGPVVGAAILLRVPTMIQEQNYAPGLANRILSRWVDRIAVAFEETRDLLGGRGEVTGNPIREEFTAVKPKPRGTPFCVLVFGGSQGAHAVNQAMIDALPALAAHRLALRFTHMTGEKDRERVEAAYRAERLDARVVSYLENMAQEYEKADLVVSRAGATTVSELTACQKAAILIPYPHAAADHQRQNAEKLEQSGAARVLPESELSGPRLATEIVTLLQNPDRLTAMERAAAKLARPDATIRVAELVEELMA
- the mraY gene encoding phospho-N-acetylmuramoyl-pentapeptide-transferase gives rise to the protein MLFHLLYPLHETISAFNVFRYITFRTALATLTALLISFGLGSWLIRKLRSLQIGQNIRPEGPQTHHTKKGTPTMGGLLIILAAVLPTLLWADLTNRYVWIAVASTLAFGVIGFLDDYLKLRKMRSLGLTVRGKMAMQIVVAGAVGVYLVLLAHNDLFTTQFSFPFYKRWTPDLGWFYAPFIMVVIIGAANAVNLTDGLDGLAIGSVLIASGTFAILTYIAGNAVASTYLGVLNVKGSGELTVFCGALVGASLGFLWFNCNPAEVFMGDVGSMALGGAIGTVAVLIKQEFLLVFVGGLFVMEAASVILQVASFKTRGRRIFRMAPLHHHFELGGWAEPKVIIRFWILAIIFALISLSTLKLR
- the murF gene encoding UDP-N-acetylmuramoyl-tripeptide--D-alanyl-D-alanine ligase, with translation MARLSLAYAAQETIGVILRGDPETAVESYSIDTRTLREGDLFFALVGPNHDAHRFVGQAIGKGAKVVVISRGRAGDFPGEAAILRVADTTQALQDLGAAVRRRQPLTVVGITGSSGKTTTKEMAAAILQEAVPTLKSSGNLNNTFGLPLCLLGVQPEHRAAVLEMGMSYPGEMARLAQIADPDVGVLINVYPVHLEHFPSVAAIADAKGELFRGMRADAVAVFNADDPEVTRVAAAHRGRKISFGFSEGCDVRAVDLRPTPAGGCVFRIAGLEGSLEVEIPFPGRHHVANALAAAAAAHVAGAGPEAIRTGLARTRPLPMRGAMLRFPGEVRVLDETYNSNPKAMERTLETLAATAASRKVVASGDMLELGPTETEAHRLLGRQVAEAGAALFVAVGPLSRHSAESAREAGLAETRHFDTSAAAAEFLAGALRPGDLVLVKGSRGMAMERLIEAIRAARGREEA
- a CDS encoding UDP-N-acetylmuramoyl-L-alanyl-D-glutamate--2,6-diaminopimelate ligase, with product MNLTRVFDGVEVLEILGPSEPSILGIACDSRQAEPGYLFAALRGEKLDGNDYVDDALSRGACAVLSAAPAPPSFPATWIRVADDRKALALTARNYYSHPDLRLGVTGVTGTNGKTTVVHLLESIFRSEGGPVCALGTLGYRIGREEFRAERTTPESVDLYRLLDRAASEGCRRAVMEVSSHSLVLHRVEGLQFAAAVFTNLTQDHLDFHHDMASYLEAKSILFRDLPAGRPAVINRDDPACDHLLAAGPGLGVTYGFADASDVRITRFEPQSDGIRLTLTAWGRPLELKTRLIGRINASNAAAAAAAALAVGCPVSAVEAGIAALPGVPGRLESVAAGQPFAVFVDYAHTDDALANTLRTVRELNPARLLVVFGCGGDRDRSKRPLMGAAAARLADLAILTSDNPRTENPLSILSEVEKGIRQITTDEGRYRVEPDRREAIRLALAEAEAGDAVVIAGKGHETYQILRERTLPFDDREVVREILRGRPIADSAHGTT